From a single Bacillus gobiensis genomic region:
- a CDS encoding ROK family transcriptional regulator: MNLLRNGSKDLIKELNRSIVINMVRLQGNLSRTEIAKETGLGLSTVTNIIDELIKAGLVSEIGTGDSNGGRKPVLLKFNGDFGIIAGLKIEPNQVKMCLSNLEGKILHKAHFSYTLKESNQLSTLIIEKLEHFIEHNVCASKLAGVGIATPGLTDRESNEVVYSPILKVDHGDLKPIGTHFNVPLIIDNDANVFALAEKWIGIGREYRNFIGITVGAGVGAGIVIDNMLFRGAFGGAGELGHITIQKGDRICYCGQRGCLELYASDAFLVNEVKRMVQVGTPTLLASDTPITPENIFLAAHKGDPYVQELLEKQGENLAIGIKSMIHLFNPEAVILGGEGMRGGDFLLKGIQKELAVHFFVKHPRKLQFHTSQLGDDVWLIGACALVVSNLFKVPIYK; this comes from the coding sequence ATGAACTTGCTCAGAAACGGAAGTAAGGATCTTATTAAAGAACTGAACCGCTCCATCGTGATTAATATGGTCCGCCTCCAAGGAAATCTTTCACGCACCGAAATAGCGAAGGAAACCGGACTGGGTTTATCAACAGTTACAAATATTATCGATGAACTTATTAAGGCGGGCCTTGTCTCCGAGATTGGAACTGGAGATTCAAATGGAGGCAGGAAGCCTGTATTGTTAAAATTCAATGGAGATTTTGGAATTATTGCCGGTTTGAAAATAGAGCCAAATCAAGTGAAGATGTGCCTATCTAACTTGGAGGGCAAGATCTTACATAAAGCTCATTTTTCTTATACTCTCAAGGAATCGAACCAATTATCAACGTTAATTATTGAAAAATTAGAGCATTTTATTGAGCATAATGTATGCGCTTCCAAATTAGCGGGAGTTGGCATTGCCACACCGGGGTTAACAGACCGGGAAAGCAATGAAGTTGTCTATTCGCCCATATTAAAGGTAGATCATGGGGATTTGAAGCCTATTGGCACTCACTTTAATGTCCCTTTGATTATTGATAATGATGCAAATGTATTCGCACTTGCTGAAAAGTGGATAGGCATAGGAAGAGAATACAGAAACTTCATTGGCATAACAGTAGGTGCCGGTGTAGGAGCAGGAATTGTCATTGATAACATGTTGTTCCGCGGAGCCTTTGGCGGAGCCGGAGAGTTAGGCCATATCACGATTCAAAAGGGAGACCGCATCTGTTATTGCGGGCAGCGAGGTTGTTTAGAACTATATGCTTCTGATGCTTTTCTTGTAAATGAAGTGAAACGAATGGTCCAGGTTGGCACTCCTACATTATTAGCGTCGGATACTCCCATTACACCAGAGAATATCTTCTTGGCAGCGCACAAAGGAGACCCATATGTACAGGAATTGTTGGAGAAGCAAGGAGAAAACTTAGCAATAGGCATAAAGAGCATGATACATCTATTTAATCCAGAAGCCGTCATTTTAGGCGGGGAAGGAATGAGAGGAGGCGATTTTCTACTAAAAGGTATTCAAAAAGAGCTGGCTGTCCACTTTTTCGTAAAACATCCTCGCAAACTTCAGTTTCACACCTCGCAGCTAGGCGATGATGTATGGTTAATTGGTGCGTGTGCCTTAGTTGTTAGTAATCTATTTAAAGTCCCAATTTACAAATAA
- a CDS encoding XtrA/YqaO family protein, translating into MRLKELKIDPSTMRLEVDVMEEQENFAIVVSEGTAKMTKLPPHGETKIITHQGKVKRVKFDEGEEF; encoded by the coding sequence ATGAGACTGAAGGAATTGAAAATCGATCCTAGTACAATGAGACTAGAAGTTGATGTAATGGAAGAGCAGGAAAACTTTGCTATTGTAGTCAGCGAAGGAACAGCAAAAATGACCAAGCTTCCTCCTCATGGTGAGACTAAGATCATTACTCATCAGGGAAAGGTGAAGCGTGTGAAATTTGATGAGGGGGAAGAGTTTTGA
- a CDS encoding alkene reductase, whose amino-acid sequence MTHYKKLFEPAKIGAFELKTRTAMAPMTRTFADNETGVIGDDVVEYYRRRAADGIGLIITEGVVISNRAKGTLGLPGIYTNEQIQAWKKVTEAVHKEGGSIAAQIWHVGRLSHPELIGGELPEAPSAIAAEGTVPRFREPFAQPEEMTKEDIKRVVEQYAQAARNAVEAGFDGVEIHGAHGYLIDQFNSDISNKRTDEYGGDLTQRLTFMKEVIRAVIDAIGADRTIIRFSAHKVDAPNYRWEDADETIKIFTDAFKEVGIRILHPSAQDADEHFAENQTLYDLTRKYWDGPIIGVGLLTPEKAEAYLEKGIIDVAAFGRPLISNPDYLHKLKNGERLENFDPKRHLMSLV is encoded by the coding sequence ATGACTCATTATAAAAAGTTATTTGAACCTGCTAAAATAGGTGCTTTTGAATTAAAAACCAGAACAGCGATGGCTCCGATGACCCGCACTTTTGCTGATAATGAAACTGGCGTTATTGGAGATGATGTCGTGGAATATTACCGGAGGCGGGCTGCTGATGGAATTGGTTTAATTATCACCGAGGGAGTAGTCATCAGTAATCGTGCAAAGGGAACTCTGGGATTACCGGGTATCTATACAAATGAACAAATCCAAGCATGGAAGAAAGTTACGGAAGCCGTTCATAAGGAAGGCGGATCGATTGCAGCGCAAATCTGGCATGTCGGGCGGTTGTCTCATCCAGAATTGATTGGAGGAGAGTTGCCAGAAGCTCCATCTGCGATTGCTGCTGAAGGAACGGTTCCGCGTTTCCGAGAACCTTTCGCACAGCCCGAGGAAATGACGAAGGAAGACATCAAACGGGTGGTAGAGCAGTATGCACAGGCAGCTCGAAATGCTGTTGAGGCAGGTTTTGACGGAGTAGAAATTCACGGCGCCCACGGCTACTTAATTGACCAATTCAACAGTGACATTTCCAATAAACGAACGGATGAATACGGGGGAGACCTCACCCAGAGGTTAACCTTTATGAAAGAGGTTATTCGAGCGGTTATCGATGCAATAGGAGCTGACCGTACAATTATCCGTTTTTCAGCGCATAAAGTAGATGCACCCAATTACAGATGGGAAGACGCAGATGAAACGATTAAAATTTTTACTGATGCATTCAAGGAGGTAGGCATTCGAATTCTTCATCCTTCCGCTCAAGACGCTGATGAGCATTTTGCCGAAAATCAGACGTTATATGATTTAACCCGAAAATATTGGGATGGCCCGATTATTGGAGTTGGCCTGTTAACGCCGGAAAAGGCAGAGGCTTATCTTGAAAAAGGAATCATCGATGTTGCCGCATTCGGCCGCCCGTTAATTTCAAATCCTGATTATCTTCATAAATTGAAAAATGGGGAGCGGCTTGAAAATTTTGATCCGAAAAGGCATTTAATGAGTCTTGTTTAA
- the pdaB gene encoding polysaccharide deacetylase family sporulation protein PdaB, whose amino-acid sequence MTGFYVWRMKRIKQILIIIIAAFATACFFYIQNLVPIPVFSTENGPKAVYRGETKSNEVALTFNIGWGDEKALPILDALKANNLKNATFFLSASWAERHPEIVKRIKEDGHQIGSLGYSYQNYSSMEDKEIKKDLVRAQNSFQKLGLDDITLLRPPTGQFNENVLKIAQQYGLTVVHYSINSNDWTNPGVEKIVQNVNESIGSGDIVLLHASDSAKQTKDALPNILSHLQNEGLKNVPVSDLIANTDANSSEVN is encoded by the coding sequence GTGACCGGCTTCTATGTATGGCGGATGAAACGAATCAAGCAAATACTTATTATTATAATAGCCGCTTTTGCAACAGCCTGCTTTTTTTATATTCAAAATCTCGTGCCGATTCCGGTATTCTCAACAGAAAACGGACCTAAGGCCGTTTACCGCGGAGAAACAAAATCTAATGAAGTGGCACTTACATTTAATATAGGATGGGGAGACGAAAAAGCGCTCCCGATTTTGGATGCTTTAAAAGCAAACAATTTAAAAAATGCAACATTCTTTTTATCTGCATCTTGGGCAGAACGCCACCCTGAAATTGTTAAACGGATAAAAGAAGATGGACATCAAATAGGAAGCCTGGGATATTCCTATCAAAATTATTCTTCAATGGAGGACAAGGAGATAAAAAAGGATCTCGTTCGGGCGCAAAACTCATTCCAAAAGCTTGGACTTGATGATATCACTCTTTTAAGGCCGCCAACCGGTCAATTTAATGAGAATGTTTTAAAAATAGCACAGCAATATGGATTAACAGTCGTTCACTATAGCATTAATTCTAACGATTGGACGAATCCCGGCGTCGAAAAAATCGTCCAAAACGTGAATGAATCAATCGGGAGCGGCGACATTGTTTTGCTTCACGCATCAGATTCCGCTAAACAAACAAAAGATGCCTTGCCAAATATATTGAGCCACCTTCAAAACGAAGGATTAAAAAATGTTCCTGTCAGTGATCTGATCGCGAACACCGACGCGAATTCTTCGGAAGTCAATTAG
- a CDS encoding DUF3231 family protein — MEIEHKSNAKLTAPELAGLWGQFMNDTIAICFNKYALAIVEDPEIKSIYETALNLSQTHVKTIKEFFEQEKYPIPQGFTEQDVNLEASRLYTDTFFLNYIYVMTMHGLTGYGVALGVSARQDIRRYFSNCNIESIELYNTILDVMLSKGLYTRPPYINPPEIAGLAEKQNFLTGWFGDRRPLTSTEIGNINFNMIKTYLSKALTLGFSQVANTQEVREYFVRGTKISSKHTEVFSSVFSEDNLNFPISWDSMVTNSTNTPFSDKLMMYHIGFLTTSAVAYYGAALATSQRRDLAIHYTRLTAELMKYAEDGTNIMIKNGWMEKPPTADDRMALSKGKKK, encoded by the coding sequence GTGGAAATAGAACATAAATCTAATGCAAAACTAACGGCTCCAGAACTTGCAGGTCTTTGGGGTCAATTTATGAATGATACAATAGCAATATGTTTTAATAAATATGCTTTAGCAATAGTTGAAGACCCAGAAATCAAATCTATATATGAAACCGCATTAAACCTTTCACAAACCCATGTAAAAACAATAAAAGAGTTCTTTGAACAAGAAAAATATCCAATACCTCAAGGATTTACGGAACAAGATGTCAATTTAGAAGCCTCGCGTCTTTATACCGATACCTTTTTCTTAAATTATATTTATGTAATGACAATGCACGGGCTAACTGGATATGGTGTTGCTTTAGGAGTTTCTGCACGTCAAGATATTCGGCGATATTTTTCTAATTGTAATATTGAATCAATAGAACTTTATAACACAATACTTGATGTGATGTTATCAAAAGGATTATATACAAGACCTCCATACATAAATCCGCCTGAGATTGCCGGATTAGCGGAAAAGCAAAACTTTTTAACAGGATGGTTTGGAGACCGGAGACCGTTGACCTCTACTGAAATAGGTAATATTAACTTTAATATGATTAAAACATATTTAAGTAAAGCTTTGACGCTTGGGTTTAGTCAAGTGGCGAATACGCAAGAAGTTCGTGAATATTTCGTAAGAGGGACGAAGATATCTTCTAAACATACTGAAGTGTTTAGTTCGGTATTTAGTGAAGACAATCTCAATTTTCCCATATCGTGGGATTCTATGGTAACTAATTCAACAAATACACCATTTTCCGATAAATTAATGATGTATCATATTGGTTTTTTAACAACTTCTGCAGTTGCTTATTATGGAGCTGCATTAGCAACTAGTCAAAGAAGAGATTTAGCTATACATTATACACGACTTACAGCTGAACTTATGAAATATGCAGAAGATGGTACAAATATAATGATTAAAAATGGTTGGATGGAAAAACCACCAACCGCAGATGACCGTATGGCTTTATCAAAAGGAAAAAAGAAATAA
- the cwlD gene encoding N-acetylmuramoyl-L-alanine amidase CwlD gives MKKRLKWFVFLIGFVALLFIFQYQFTNDSSWKPWNLPLSGKIIYLDPGHGGPDGGASGSDLQEKDIALNVSLKIKDYLQEQGALVLMTREDDRDLAPAEMKGYSKRKAEDLRSRVKMINESEADMYLSIHLNAIPSAKWSGAQSFYYGKYEENEKLAKFVQDELRRNLENTDRKAKRIHGIYLMQNVKKPGALVEIGFLSNPGEAKQLSQPNYQDQIAASIYEGILRYLTEKGDPPE, from the coding sequence ATGAAAAAGAGGCTGAAATGGTTTGTTTTTTTAATCGGTTTTGTCGCGCTATTGTTTATATTTCAATATCAATTTACGAATGACTCGTCGTGGAAGCCGTGGAATCTACCGCTTTCAGGGAAAATCATATACTTGGATCCCGGGCATGGCGGACCTGACGGTGGTGCAAGCGGCAGTGATTTGCAAGAGAAGGACATCGCGCTTAATGTCAGTTTGAAGATTAAGGATTACCTTCAAGAGCAAGGGGCGTTAGTCTTGATGACGAGAGAGGACGACCGTGATCTTGCGCCTGCGGAGATGAAAGGCTATAGCAAACGAAAGGCAGAGGATTTAAGAAGCCGGGTAAAGATGATTAATGAATCGGAGGCGGACATGTACCTAAGTATCCATTTGAACGCAATTCCCTCTGCAAAATGGAGCGGTGCCCAAAGCTTCTATTATGGAAAGTATGAAGAGAATGAAAAGCTAGCCAAGTTTGTCCAGGATGAGCTGAGAAGAAATTTGGAAAATACAGATCGTAAAGCAAAGAGGATTCACGGCATTTACTTGATGCAAAATGTGAAAAAACCCGGGGCGCTTGTTGAAATTGGTTTTTTATCAAATCCGGGAGAAGCAAAGCAGCTTTCTCAGCCAAATTATCAAGACCAAATAGCGGCATCCATTTACGAAGGAATTCTTCGTTACTTAACGGAAAAAGGAGACCCTCCCGAATAA
- a CDS encoding DinB family protein, with protein MKILFEYNWEVRDEWLEWCKKLSPEELMKKRTGGVGSILKTMFHIIDVEISWIYAILEKEDFQPEYNDYQELEKVVEFSKMYRDEMREAVLHILKDPDAHLYIPWWNQTFAKGVILRHVIAHEIHHVGQLSVWAREIGTEPVSATLLNRKCIS; from the coding sequence ATGAAAATTTTATTTGAATACAACTGGGAAGTTCGAGACGAGTGGCTGGAATGGTGCAAGAAGCTTTCACCCGAAGAATTGATGAAAAAAAGAACAGGCGGAGTGGGAAGCATTTTAAAGACAATGTTCCATATTATCGACGTCGAAATAAGCTGGATTTATGCCATTTTAGAAAAAGAGGATTTCCAACCAGAATATAACGATTATCAGGAGCTTGAAAAGGTCGTTGAGTTTTCTAAAATGTACCGTGATGAAATGCGGGAAGCGGTGCTGCATATTCTAAAGGATCCGGATGCCCACTTGTACATACCTTGGTGGAATCAAACCTTCGCAAAAGGAGTTATTTTAAGGCATGTAATCGCCCACGAAATTCATCATGTGGGACAGCTATCCGTTTGGGCTCGAGAAATTGGCACTGAACCGGTTTCAGCAACTCTTTTGAACAGAAAATGCATAAGCTAG
- a CDS encoding Mrp/NBP35 family ATP-binding protein — protein MLREDDVKKLVGELSEPFLHKPLNELDAIKEIKIKPEKNHVSVKVALAKTGTAEQMQLQQSIVNTLKEAGVNTVGIRFEELPEEIISKYIEGTTESKTLLSSDKQPVYLAVASGKGGVGKSTVSVNLAIALARMGKKIGLVDADIYGFSVPDMMGITVRPTIEGDRIIPVERFGVKVMSMGFFVEENAPVVWRGPMLGKMLNNFFNEVDWGELDYLILDLPPGTGDVALDVHTMLPSSKEIIVSTPHPTAAFVAARAGAMAIKTEHEVLGVIENMAYYESVKTGEKEYVFGKGGGEKLAEELSVPLLGKIPLRQPDWDEEHFAPSVYDRSHPIGEIYMDIAKKVDEKVV, from the coding sequence ATGTTACGAGAAGATGATGTTAAAAAGCTAGTAGGGGAATTATCCGAGCCTTTTCTACATAAGCCGCTTAATGAGCTGGACGCTATTAAAGAAATCAAAATCAAGCCGGAGAAAAATCATGTCAGTGTTAAGGTTGCTTTAGCAAAGACGGGAACAGCGGAGCAGATGCAGCTTCAGCAAAGTATTGTAAATACATTAAAAGAAGCTGGAGTGAATACAGTCGGTATCCGTTTTGAAGAGCTGCCTGAAGAGATTATCTCTAAGTATATAGAGGGAACAACTGAAAGCAAGACTCTTTTGTCATCAGATAAACAGCCGGTATATTTAGCGGTAGCAAGCGGCAAAGGAGGGGTAGGCAAGTCAACGGTATCCGTCAATTTGGCAATCGCCCTTGCCCGGATGGGAAAAAAGATAGGCTTGGTGGATGCCGATATTTACGGATTTAGTGTCCCTGATATGATGGGAATTACCGTTAGGCCGACCATAGAAGGGGATCGAATTATTCCAGTCGAACGATTTGGGGTAAAAGTTATGTCTATGGGTTTTTTCGTTGAAGAAAACGCACCGGTTGTTTGGAGAGGGCCGATGCTTGGCAAAATGCTGAACAATTTTTTCAATGAGGTGGACTGGGGAGAGCTCGATTATCTCATTCTGGATCTTCCGCCGGGAACGGGAGACGTCGCTCTAGATGTTCACACGATGCTTCCATCAAGCAAAGAAATTATTGTGTCTACTCCGCACCCGACAGCGGCATTTGTAGCGGCACGTGCAGGCGCCATGGCTATCAAAACAGAGCATGAGGTGTTAGGCGTAATAGAGAATATGGCCTATTACGAAAGCGTAAAAACCGGAGAAAAAGAATACGTATTTGGAAAAGGAGGCGGAGAAAAACTGGCCGAAGAACTGAGCGTTCCTTTGCTTGGAAAGATTCCGTTACGTCAGCCGGACTGGGATGAAGAGCATTTTGCTCCATCTGTTTATGACCGCAGCCACCCAATTGGAGAAATCTATATGGATATCGCTAAAAAAGTGGATGAAAAGGTGGTTTAA
- a CDS encoding DUF2521 family protein, translating to MEGVLSFADKKRKKDRQYEQSMLRELSLEKIISSVDLCFRSIFHLVEDSTYIKDGCVDFAIEAFLLGASFGKFGYYGESAQMAVVRSEKEERELQHDFYEYIYHWSDAFRVYLNEESLYIECEQFIRSWWIEGFSAGKKRLKLRLR from the coding sequence ATGGAGGGCGTTTTGTCCTTTGCAGATAAAAAAAGAAAGAAGGACCGGCAATACGAGCAAAGTATGCTGCGCGAGCTTTCTCTTGAGAAAATTATCTCGTCTGTAGATCTCTGCTTTAGATCGATCTTTCATTTAGTGGAGGATTCCACATACATCAAAGATGGCTGCGTTGATTTTGCCATCGAAGCATTTTTGCTGGGTGCAAGCTTCGGTAAATTTGGCTACTATGGAGAGTCTGCACAAATGGCTGTGGTTCGTTCTGAGAAAGAGGAAAGAGAATTGCAGCATGACTTTTATGAATACATCTATCATTGGTCTGATGCTTTTCGCGTCTATCTAAATGAAGAATCCCTTTACATTGAGTGTGAGCAATTTATTAGGAGCTGGTGGATCGAAGGTTTTTCTGCCGGGAAAAAACGTCTGAAGCTTCGATTGCGCTAA
- a CDS encoding DUF3231 family protein, producing the protein MQTEHHVDLTSAEMGNLWTAYQNDTMIICVVKYALATVQDTEIRSVLEFALQLSQSHVQQLTAMFNEEQLPIPDGFNENEDLNLQAPPLFTDTFFLTYIHNMGKIGIESYGLALANSSRLDQCQYFTNCLTEYTQLFNQALQVLLSKGNHTRSPHIPKPKQVQYVQKQSYLTGWFGKRRPLNSLEISNIYFSMIRNILGKALVTGFSQVARSQEVRNYLIRGRDISAKHIEIFGSILSEDHLPPASKWDAEATDSTVAPFSDKLMMFHVTALISIGITHYGACLGTSPRRDLGALYPRLMAEIVQYSEDGANIMIDNGWLEQPPQASDRDQLANKQ; encoded by the coding sequence ATGCAAACAGAACATCATGTTGATTTAACATCTGCGGAAATGGGCAATCTTTGGACGGCTTACCAAAATGATACGATGATCATTTGTGTCGTTAAATATGCTCTAGCCACTGTTCAAGATACGGAAATTCGTAGCGTTTTAGAATTTGCGTTACAGTTATCTCAATCACATGTGCAACAATTAACTGCTATGTTTAACGAAGAACAACTTCCGATTCCGGATGGATTTAACGAAAATGAGGATCTTAATTTACAAGCCCCTCCTTTATTTACGGATACTTTCTTTCTGACATACATTCACAATATGGGCAAAATCGGAATTGAATCATATGGGTTGGCCCTAGCTAATTCCTCTCGATTAGACCAATGTCAATATTTCACCAACTGTCTAACTGAATACACTCAACTATTTAACCAAGCATTACAGGTATTGTTATCAAAGGGAAACCATACGAGATCTCCGCATATTCCAAAACCAAAACAGGTTCAATACGTTCAAAAACAAAGTTATTTAACAGGTTGGTTTGGAAAGCGCAGACCTCTTAATTCATTAGAAATTTCGAATATCTATTTTAGTATGATACGAAATATATTAGGAAAAGCATTGGTCACGGGATTCAGTCAAGTAGCGAGGTCTCAAGAGGTTCGTAACTACTTGATAAGAGGAAGAGACATTTCAGCCAAACATATTGAAATTTTCGGCTCCATATTAAGTGAGGATCACCTGCCACCAGCTAGTAAATGGGATGCTGAAGCAACTGATTCAACGGTTGCCCCATTTTCCGATAAACTGATGATGTTTCACGTAACAGCTTTAATTTCGATAGGAATCACCCATTATGGAGCTTGTCTTGGGACAAGTCCAAGACGCGATTTAGGAGCTCTTTATCCTCGTTTAATGGCGGAAATTGTACAATATTCAGAAGATGGAGCCAATATAATGATTGATAACGGTTGGCTAGAGCAACCGCCACAAGCATCGGATCGAGATCAGTTAGCCAATAAACAGTGA
- the gerD gene encoding spore germination lipoprotein GerD, translating into MAIRVCLLSISCFLIITATACAPRNQASEMDYEQTKKMIVDILKTDDGKKAIQELLNDEQMNETLVMDQQTVKETVEKTLTSDKGKAFWQKIFEDEKFAESFAKTLQKEHETVIKQLMKDPDYQKTLIQVLKDPEMEKTYADLVQSQQFRTHLEQVITETLSSPLFKKKFNEELKKAAQSGSGGGGGEGGGGGNQQGGGQGQ; encoded by the coding sequence ATGGCAATAAGGGTTTGTCTTCTATCGATAAGCTGTTTTCTTATAATAACAGCCACAGCTTGTGCTCCTAGGAACCAAGCATCTGAAATGGATTATGAGCAGACAAAAAAGATGATTGTGGACATTTTGAAAACAGACGATGGAAAAAAAGCGATCCAAGAGTTGCTGAATGATGAACAAATGAATGAAACTCTTGTAATGGATCAGCAAACAGTGAAAGAAACAGTGGAAAAAACTTTAACTTCAGATAAAGGCAAAGCCTTTTGGCAGAAAATTTTTGAAGATGAAAAGTTTGCTGAAAGCTTCGCCAAAACATTGCAAAAAGAACACGAAACGGTCATTAAGCAATTGATGAAGGATCCCGATTACCAAAAAACGCTGATTCAAGTGCTCAAAGACCCCGAAATGGAGAAAACTTACGCTGACCTTGTCCAAAGCCAGCAATTCCGGACTCATCTAGAGCAGGTCATAACTGAAACACTATCCAGCCCTTTGTTTAAAAAGAAATTCAATGAAGAATTAAAAAAAGCAGCTCAATCTGGTTCCGGCGGCGGGGGCGGTGAGGGCGGAGGCGGAGGCAATCAGCAAGGCGGCGGACAAGGCCAATAA
- a CDS encoding tyrosine-type recombinase/integrase: MYVSSNIVVRMLASFTISCSYLLSQGYSMKVIQERLGHKDYQTTMNIYAHVSKKMNQEAGKAFPRIKK; this comes from the coding sequence ATGTACGTATCCTCAAATATCGTTGTACGGATGCTGGCTTCATTCACAATTTCCTGTTCCTATCTTTTGAGCCAAGGTTACAGCATGAAAGTGATCCAAGAGCGACTCGGCCATAAAGATTACCAAACCACGATGAACATCTATGCTCATGTGTCAAAAAAGATGAATCAAGAAGCCGGAAAAGCTTTTCCGAGGATAAAAAAATGA
- a CDS encoding YolD-like family protein: protein MCIKLQESAPEACYVHFETLSNRKSNSMELVFPLQFIVYDDGHFCDVTGLVEYINERTKRLHVVDSKGDTNLVKFMDIVNIKRK, encoded by the coding sequence ATGTGCATAAAACTACAAGAATCGGCGCCAGAGGCATGTTATGTACATTTTGAAACCCTCTCCAATCGGAAGAGTAATTCAATGGAACTTGTTTTTCCGTTACAGTTTATTGTGTATGATGATGGACATTTTTGTGATGTCACAGGGCTTGTGGAATACATAAACGAGAGAACAAAACGGCTTCATGTTGTGGATAGTAAGGGAGATACAAACCTGGTCAAATTTATGGATATTGTGAATATAAAGCGAAAATAA
- a CDS encoding KinB-signaling pathway activation protein, with translation MKSRGIVKLFFSTLGIGAIITIIIGFALQWERYQELFVSFDVLEILSVAFWFTGVGFIFSVISQMGFVVYLTIHRFALEILKSFSLWNSIQVVLILFVLFDLVYLRYIAFGNGESVVPFLWLPLFILLFGAAVAYTKHQQSSKNTFVSALFLMVVISVIEWFPALRVNEESWLYLMLFPLLGCNAYQLLVLPRFIEKKKGKSTAAM, from the coding sequence ATGAAAAGCCGGGGAATTGTAAAATTATTCTTTTCTACGCTTGGGATTGGAGCGATAATCACCATTATTATTGGTTTCGCTTTGCAATGGGAAAGATATCAGGAGTTGTTTGTTTCGTTTGATGTGCTGGAGATTCTGTCTGTAGCCTTCTGGTTTACGGGTGTAGGCTTTATCTTTAGCGTAATTAGTCAGATGGGGTTTGTCGTTTATTTAACGATTCATCGCTTTGCTTTAGAAATATTGAAATCATTTTCTCTCTGGAATTCGATTCAAGTCGTTCTTATTCTTTTTGTTCTATTTGATTTGGTCTATCTGAGGTACATCGCTTTTGGAAACGGAGAATCGGTCGTTCCTTTTTTGTGGCTCCCATTGTTTATATTGTTGTTCGGGGCTGCTGTAGCATACACCAAACACCAGCAATCATCGAAGAATACGTTCGTTTCCGCGCTCTTTTTAATGGTTGTCATCTCGGTAATAGAGTGGTTCCCTGCGTTAAGGGTAAACGAGGAGAGCTGGCTGTACTTAATGCTTTTTCCGTTATTAGGATGCAATGCTTACCAGCTCCTTGTATTGCCAAGGTTTATTGAAAAAAAGAAAGGGAAAAGCACCGCTGCAATGTAG